One genomic segment of Ricinus communis isolate WT05 ecotype wild-type chromosome 3, ASM1957865v1, whole genome shotgun sequence includes these proteins:
- the LOC8259463 gene encoding DEAD-box ATP-dependent RNA helicase 15 → MGETRDNDAYEEELLDYEEEEEKAPDSVAAKVNGESAKKGYVGIHSSGFRDFLLKPELLRAIVDSGFEHPSEVQHECIPQAILGMDVICQAKSGMGKTAVFVLSTLQQIEPTSGQVIALVLCHTRELAYQICHEFERFSTYLPDTKVAVFYGGVHIKIHKDLLKNECPHIVVGTPGRILALARDKDLSLKNVRHFILDECDKMLESLDMRRDVQEIFKMTPHDKQVMMFSATLSKEIRPVCKKFMQDPMEIYVDDEAKLTLHGLVQHYIKLTELEKNRKLNDLLDALDFNQVVIFVKSVNRAAELNKLLVECNFPSICIHSGMSQEERLTRYKGFKEGHKRILVATDLVGRGIDIERVNIVINYDMPDSADTYLHRVGRAGRFGTKGLAITFVSSASDSDVLNQVQERFEVDIKELPEQIDTSTYMPS, encoded by the exons ATGGGTGAAACAAGGGACAACGACGCTTACGAGGAGGAGCTTCTCGATTacgaggaagaagaagagaaggcCCCTGATTCTGTTGCGGCTAAAGTCAATGGCGAATCCGCCAAGAA GGGCTATGTTGGAATACACAGTTCCGGGTTCAGAGACTTCCTTTTGAAGCCAGAGCTTCTTCGGGCTATAGTTGACTCGGGATTTGAGCATCCTTCCGAAG TTCAACACGAATGTATACCTCAAGCTATATTGGGCATGGATGTCATCTGCCAAGCTAAATCTGGGATGGGGAAGACTGCCGTTTTTGTTTTGTCTACTCTACAGCAAATTGAACCCACATCTGGCCAAGTTATTGCACTTGTTCTCTGTCATACTAGGGAGTTGGCTTACCAG ATCTGTCACGAGTTCGAGAGGTTCAGTACTTACTTACCTGATACCAAGGTTGCTGTCTTTTATGGTGGTGTCCATATCAAGATTCACAAAGATCTATTGAAAAATGAATGCCCACATATTGTTGTCGGGACTCCTGGAAGAATATTGGCACTGGCAAGAGATAAGGACCTTTCTTTGAAGAATGTGAGGCATTTTATCCTTGATGAATGTGACAAGATGCTTGAATCACTTG ACATGAGGAGAGATGTGCAAGAGATCTTCAAGATGACTCCACATGATAAGCAAGTTATGATGTTTTCTGCAACTCTCAGCAAAGAAATCCGCCCAGTTTGCAAGAAATTTATGCAAGAT CCAATGGAAATTTACGTCGACGATGAAGCCAAGTTGACCCTTCATGGTCTTGTACAG CACTACATCAAATTGACCGAGCTGGAGAAGAATCGAAAGTTGAATGATCTCCTTGATGCATTGGACTTTAATCAAGTAGTTATTTTTGTCAAAAGTGTGAATAGAGCAGCAGAGCTGAACAAGTTACTTGTGGAATGCAATTTTCCATCAATTTGCATCCATTCTGGCATGTCCCAAGAAGAAAG GTTGACGCGCTATAAGGGATTCAAGGAGGGCCATAAAAGAATTCTTGTGGCCACAGATTTGGTTGGTCGTGGAATTGATATTGAGCGGGTCAACATTGTTATCAACTATGATATGCCAGACTCTGCCGATACTTATCTACACAGA GTTGGTAGAGCTGGTAGGTTTGGCACAAAAGGGCTGGCAATTACATTTGTTTCATCTGCTTCCGACTCTGATGTCTTAAATCAG GTTCAGGAGAGGTTTGAGGTGGATATAAAGGAGCTCCCTGAGCAGATTGATACATCTACATACA TGCCATCATAG
- the LOC8259466 gene encoding uncharacterized protein LOC8259466 codes for MASITLEELHTYHAIDREIFSRLVISLLRDPAESLLVMATWLWLEDKGCPNMIAKMIGLSNLLVNALADEAVLCLKCLESSTLSMLSNGGNSIPLTARIMEKNISLEMFYHDKFSAISGIKNFLTTVCARIFTDILQHVTATTSTPAEGPLVIPGFPHPIFGNVTVTPRSLDFNYPAGGLWGWGPNNNVSEDERTMFLTFSRGFPVTIEEVTELFSRLHGACVVSVQMQENLPPNEQPLFARMVLDSTTAVDRILNGRRIAKFRINGKHIWARKYERRD; via the coding sequence ATGGCCTCAATCACTCTTGAAGAGCTTCATACCTATCATGCAATTGATCGAGAAATATTTTCTCGATTGGTTATAAGTTTGTTGCGTGATCCAGCTGAATCTTTGTTGGTCATGGCTACATGGCTGTGGCTAGAAGATAAGGGCTGTCCTAATATGATAGCGAAAATGATAGGCCTATCAAATCTTTTGGTGAATGCTTTGGCTGATGAGGCGGTTCTGTGTCTCAAATGTTTAGAATCCAGCACTCTTTCTATGTTGTCGAATGGTGGGAACAGTATCCCCCTTACTGCAAGAATTATGGAAAAGAACATTTCTTTAGAAATGTTTTACCATGATAAATTCTCTGCAATTAGTGGGATAAAGAACTTTCTCACCACAGTTTGTGCTAGGATTTTCACAGATATTTTGCAGCACGTTACAGCAACTACATCAACACCAGCGGAAGGGCCTCTTGTTATTCCCGGTTTTCCTCATCCGATATTCGGTAATGTTACTGTAACTCCAAGGTCTTTGGATTTTAACTATCCTGCAGGAGGGTTATGGGGTTGGGGTCCTAATAACAATGTTTCTGAAGACGAAAGGACAATGTTCCTTACTTTTTCACGAGGTTTCCCTGTGACCATAGAAGAAGTGACAGAACTTTTTTCAAGGTTACATGGTGCATGTGTTGTTAGTGTCCAAATGCAAGAAAATTTACCTCCAAATGAGCAACCTTTGTTTGCTAGAATGGTCTTGGATTCTACCACTGCTGTTGATAGAATCTTGAATGGTAGACGCATCGCCAAGTTTCGGATCAATGGTAAGCACATTTGGGCCAGGAAGTATGAACGCAGAGATTAG
- the LOC8259462 gene encoding protein BUNDLE SHEATH DEFECTIVE 2, chloroplastic, translating to MAMATCLSLQLPIRAMEDSGFNGGSSRKQETLGIHDLFQSSFTGTARRCYLKTRAAPSDQNPKPKSVICTDCDGNGAVLCSQCKGSGVNSVDIFNGQFKAGDSCWLCGGKKDMLCGNCNGAGFLGGFMSTFDE from the exons ATGGCTATGGCTACATGCTTATCCCTGCAACTACCAATCAGAGCCATGGAAGATTCAG GCTTTAATGGAGGCAGTTCTCGAAAGCAGGAGACTCTTGGCATACATGACTTGTTCCAGAGTTCATTTACCGGAACTGCTAGACGTTGCTATTTAAAAACTAGG GCTGCACCAAGTGATCAAAACCCAAAACCAAAAAGTGTTATATGTACTGACTGCGACGGAAATG GTGCAGTTTTGTGCTCACAGTGTAAAGGAAGTGGAGTGAACTCTGTTGATATCTTTAATGGACAATTTAAGGCTGGTGACTCCTGTTGGCTTTGTGG AGGGAAAAAGGATATGTTATGTGGGAATTGCAATGGAGCTGGCTTCCTTGGTGGTTTTATGAGCACTTTTGATGAGTAG
- the LOC8259465 gene encoding probable polygalacturonase At3g15720 isoform X4, producing the protein MQGFFLATILVFCVATSNLVIADGRRNFNAAEFGAIGDGQTDNSEAFLKAWEAVCTATVRGTATLEIPAGTFLLNPVKFEGPCKSNKVHLQVLGKIVAPRTIDEWRPRCKSSVWLLFRGISGLIVNGPGAIDGRGSNWWKLGQTHGCKRPRALQFHNCNHVKLSGLTHMNSPKVHIGVNGCKGVSISNLNISAPEDSPNTDGIGISGSTDVHISNSTIGTGDDCIAVNGGCSHINITNVTCGPGHGISVGSLGDKGCNDKVEDVHVQNCTFIGTQNGVRIKTWPAVAVELSGIKYSGVEGTSASKQAITFDCAKIGCRNIAMDQINITSSSPGKQIHAFCNNAKGTSTSTTPLVPCLLSL; encoded by the exons atGCAGGGATTCTTCCTGGCTACAATCTTGGTATTTTGTGTAGCTACATCCAATCTAGTCATTGCTGACGGCCGGAGGAACTTTAATGCGGCTGAATTTGGTGCCATTGGCGATGGCCAAACTGATAATTCCGAA GCCTTTCTAAAAGCATGGGAAGCTGTATGCACCGCTACAGTTAGAGGCACAGCAACCCTAGAAATACCTGCAGGCACATTTTTGCTGAATCCTGTCAAATTTGAGGGTCCTTGCAAGTCTAACAAGGTTCATCTTCAG GTTTTAGGAAAAATAGTAGCACCAAGAACTATTGACGAATGGCGCCCCAGGTGTAAAAGTAGTGTTTGGTTGCTTTTCAGAGGAATAAGCGGTTTGATTGTAAATGGACCTGGTGCGATTGATGGTCGAGGCTCAAATTGGTGGAAACTT GGACAGACACATGGATGCAAGAGACCAAGG GCCTTGCAATTTCACAACTGTAATCACGTCAAGTTAAGTGGACTCACTCATATGAACAGCCCTAAAGTACATATCGGTGTGAATGGCTGCAAAGGTGTCTCTATCTCTAATCTCAATATTTCAGCTCCTGAAGACAGCCCTAACACTGATGGAATTGGCATCTCAGGCTCAACCGATGTCCACATATCCAACTCCACTATTGGGACTg GTGATGATTGTATTGCTGTCAATGGAGGCTGCTCCCATATCAACATTACTAATGTTACTTGCGGACCAGGTCATGGAATTAG tgttGGAAGCTTGGGAGATAAAGGTTGTAATGACAAGGTAGAAGATGTGCACGTTCAGAATTGTACTTTCATCGGAACCCAGAACGGCGTCAGAATTAAGACATGGCCG GCAGTGGCAGTGGAATTGAGTGGAATAAAGTATAGTGGAGTGGAAGGAACATCTGCAAGCAAACAGGCAATAACATTTGATTGTGCTAAAATAGGTTGCAGAAATATAGCAATggatcaaattaatattacctCTTCGTCTCCTGGAAAGCAGATTCATGCCTTCTGTAACAATGCTAAGGGAACATCTACCTCTACTACACCTCTAGTCCCCTGCCTACTTTCACtgtaa
- the LOC8259465 gene encoding probable polygalacturonase At3g15720 isoform X2: protein MQGFFLATILVFCVATSNLVIADGRRNFNAAEFGAIGDGQTDNSEAFLKAWEAVCTATVRGTATLEIPAGTFLLNPVKFEGPCKSNKVHLQVLGKIVAPRTIDEWRPRCKSSVWLLFRGISGLIVNGPGAIDGRGSNWWKLTHGCKRPRALQFHNCNHVKLSGLTHMNSPKVHIGVNGCKGVSISNLNISAPEDSPNTDGIGISGSTDVHISNSTIGTGDDCIAVNGGCSHINITNVTCGPGHGISVGSLGDKGCNDKVEDVHVQNCTFIGTQNGVRIKTWPGGSGYAKNISFERIVLHQTKNPIIIDQHYCNGHKCTEKAVAVELSGIKYSGVEGTSASKQAITFDCAKIGCRNIAMDQINITSSSPGKQIHAFCNNAKGTSTSTTPLVPCLLSL, encoded by the exons atGCAGGGATTCTTCCTGGCTACAATCTTGGTATTTTGTGTAGCTACATCCAATCTAGTCATTGCTGACGGCCGGAGGAACTTTAATGCGGCTGAATTTGGTGCCATTGGCGATGGCCAAACTGATAATTCCGAA GCCTTTCTAAAAGCATGGGAAGCTGTATGCACCGCTACAGTTAGAGGCACAGCAACCCTAGAAATACCTGCAGGCACATTTTTGCTGAATCCTGTCAAATTTGAGGGTCCTTGCAAGTCTAACAAGGTTCATCTTCAG GTTTTAGGAAAAATAGTAGCACCAAGAACTATTGACGAATGGCGCCCCAGGTGTAAAAGTAGTGTTTGGTTGCTTTTCAGAGGAATAAGCGGTTTGATTGTAAATGGACCTGGTGCGATTGATGGTCGAGGCTCAAATTGGTGGAAACTT ACACATGGATGCAAGAGACCAAGG GCCTTGCAATTTCACAACTGTAATCACGTCAAGTTAAGTGGACTCACTCATATGAACAGCCCTAAAGTACATATCGGTGTGAATGGCTGCAAAGGTGTCTCTATCTCTAATCTCAATATTTCAGCTCCTGAAGACAGCCCTAACACTGATGGAATTGGCATCTCAGGCTCAACCGATGTCCACATATCCAACTCCACTATTGGGACTg GTGATGATTGTATTGCTGTCAATGGAGGCTGCTCCCATATCAACATTACTAATGTTACTTGCGGACCAGGTCATGGAATTAG tgttGGAAGCTTGGGAGATAAAGGTTGTAATGACAAGGTAGAAGATGTGCACGTTCAGAATTGTACTTTCATCGGAACCCAGAACGGCGTCAGAATTAAGACATGGCCG ggTGGATCTGGTTATgccaaaaatatttcatttgagAGAATTGTACTCCATCAAACTAAAAATCCTATCATAATAGACCAACATTACTGCAATGGACACAAATGCACCGAAAAG GCAGTGGCAGTGGAATTGAGTGGAATAAAGTATAGTGGAGTGGAAGGAACATCTGCAAGCAAACAGGCAATAACATTTGATTGTGCTAAAATAGGTTGCAGAAATATAGCAATggatcaaattaatattacctCTTCGTCTCCTGGAAAGCAGATTCATGCCTTCTGTAACAATGCTAAGGGAACATCTACCTCTACTACACCTCTAGTCCCCTGCCTACTTTCACtgtaa
- the LOC8259465 gene encoding probable polygalacturonase At3g15720 isoform X1, translated as MQGFFLATILVFCVATSNLVIADGRRNFNAAEFGAIGDGQTDNSEAFLKAWEAVCTATVRGTATLEIPAGTFLLNPVKFEGPCKSNKVHLQVLGKIVAPRTIDEWRPRCKSSVWLLFRGISGLIVNGPGAIDGRGSNWWKLGQTHGCKRPRALQFHNCNHVKLSGLTHMNSPKVHIGVNGCKGVSISNLNISAPEDSPNTDGIGISGSTDVHISNSTIGTGDDCIAVNGGCSHINITNVTCGPGHGISVGSLGDKGCNDKVEDVHVQNCTFIGTQNGVRIKTWPGGSGYAKNISFERIVLHQTKNPIIIDQHYCNGHKCTEKAVAVELSGIKYSGVEGTSASKQAITFDCAKIGCRNIAMDQINITSSSPGKQIHAFCNNAKGTSTSTTPLVPCLLSL; from the exons atGCAGGGATTCTTCCTGGCTACAATCTTGGTATTTTGTGTAGCTACATCCAATCTAGTCATTGCTGACGGCCGGAGGAACTTTAATGCGGCTGAATTTGGTGCCATTGGCGATGGCCAAACTGATAATTCCGAA GCCTTTCTAAAAGCATGGGAAGCTGTATGCACCGCTACAGTTAGAGGCACAGCAACCCTAGAAATACCTGCAGGCACATTTTTGCTGAATCCTGTCAAATTTGAGGGTCCTTGCAAGTCTAACAAGGTTCATCTTCAG GTTTTAGGAAAAATAGTAGCACCAAGAACTATTGACGAATGGCGCCCCAGGTGTAAAAGTAGTGTTTGGTTGCTTTTCAGAGGAATAAGCGGTTTGATTGTAAATGGACCTGGTGCGATTGATGGTCGAGGCTCAAATTGGTGGAAACTT GGACAGACACATGGATGCAAGAGACCAAGG GCCTTGCAATTTCACAACTGTAATCACGTCAAGTTAAGTGGACTCACTCATATGAACAGCCCTAAAGTACATATCGGTGTGAATGGCTGCAAAGGTGTCTCTATCTCTAATCTCAATATTTCAGCTCCTGAAGACAGCCCTAACACTGATGGAATTGGCATCTCAGGCTCAACCGATGTCCACATATCCAACTCCACTATTGGGACTg GTGATGATTGTATTGCTGTCAATGGAGGCTGCTCCCATATCAACATTACTAATGTTACTTGCGGACCAGGTCATGGAATTAG tgttGGAAGCTTGGGAGATAAAGGTTGTAATGACAAGGTAGAAGATGTGCACGTTCAGAATTGTACTTTCATCGGAACCCAGAACGGCGTCAGAATTAAGACATGGCCG ggTGGATCTGGTTATgccaaaaatatttcatttgagAGAATTGTACTCCATCAAACTAAAAATCCTATCATAATAGACCAACATTACTGCAATGGACACAAATGCACCGAAAAG GCAGTGGCAGTGGAATTGAGTGGAATAAAGTATAGTGGAGTGGAAGGAACATCTGCAAGCAAACAGGCAATAACATTTGATTGTGCTAAAATAGGTTGCAGAAATATAGCAATggatcaaattaatattacctCTTCGTCTCCTGGAAAGCAGATTCATGCCTTCTGTAACAATGCTAAGGGAACATCTACCTCTACTACACCTCTAGTCCCCTGCCTACTTTCACtgtaa
- the LOC8259465 gene encoding probable polygalacturonase At3g15720 isoform X3 produces MQGFFLATILVFCVATSNLVIADGRRNFNAAEFGAIGDGQTDNSEAFLKAWEAVCTATVRGTATLEIPAGTFLLNPVKFEGPCKSNKVHLQVLGKIVAPRTIDEWRPRCKSSVWLLFRGISGLIVNGPGAIDGRGSNWWKLGQTHGCKRPRALQFHNCNHVKLSGLTHMNSPKVHIGVNGCKGSTDVHISNSTIGTGDDCIAVNGGCSHINITNVTCGPGHGISVGSLGDKGCNDKVEDVHVQNCTFIGTQNGVRIKTWPGGSGYAKNISFERIVLHQTKNPIIIDQHYCNGHKCTEKAVAVELSGIKYSGVEGTSASKQAITFDCAKIGCRNIAMDQINITSSSPGKQIHAFCNNAKGTSTSTTPLVPCLLSL; encoded by the exons atGCAGGGATTCTTCCTGGCTACAATCTTGGTATTTTGTGTAGCTACATCCAATCTAGTCATTGCTGACGGCCGGAGGAACTTTAATGCGGCTGAATTTGGTGCCATTGGCGATGGCCAAACTGATAATTCCGAA GCCTTTCTAAAAGCATGGGAAGCTGTATGCACCGCTACAGTTAGAGGCACAGCAACCCTAGAAATACCTGCAGGCACATTTTTGCTGAATCCTGTCAAATTTGAGGGTCCTTGCAAGTCTAACAAGGTTCATCTTCAG GTTTTAGGAAAAATAGTAGCACCAAGAACTATTGACGAATGGCGCCCCAGGTGTAAAAGTAGTGTTTGGTTGCTTTTCAGAGGAATAAGCGGTTTGATTGTAAATGGACCTGGTGCGATTGATGGTCGAGGCTCAAATTGGTGGAAACTT GGACAGACACATGGATGCAAGAGACCAAGG GCCTTGCAATTTCACAACTGTAATCACGTCAAGTTAAGTGGACTCACTCATATGAACAGCCCTAAAGTACATATCGGTGTGAATGGCTGCAAAG GCTCAACCGATGTCCACATATCCAACTCCACTATTGGGACTg GTGATGATTGTATTGCTGTCAATGGAGGCTGCTCCCATATCAACATTACTAATGTTACTTGCGGACCAGGTCATGGAATTAG tgttGGAAGCTTGGGAGATAAAGGTTGTAATGACAAGGTAGAAGATGTGCACGTTCAGAATTGTACTTTCATCGGAACCCAGAACGGCGTCAGAATTAAGACATGGCCG ggTGGATCTGGTTATgccaaaaatatttcatttgagAGAATTGTACTCCATCAAACTAAAAATCCTATCATAATAGACCAACATTACTGCAATGGACACAAATGCACCGAAAAG GCAGTGGCAGTGGAATTGAGTGGAATAAAGTATAGTGGAGTGGAAGGAACATCTGCAAGCAAACAGGCAATAACATTTGATTGTGCTAAAATAGGTTGCAGAAATATAGCAATggatcaaattaatattacctCTTCGTCTCCTGGAAAGCAGATTCATGCCTTCTGTAACAATGCTAAGGGAACATCTACCTCTACTACACCTCTAGTCCCCTGCCTACTTTCACtgtaa
- the LOC8278617 gene encoding probable carboxylesterase 17 has product MSIVAEAPGFLQVFSDGSVKRFAPEIMPASVQSINGYKFKDVVIHPSKPITARLFLPESPPSSLLPVLVYFHGGGFCIGSTTWLGYHHFLGDFSVTSQSIILSIDYRLAPENRLPIAYDDCYSSLEWLSHQVTVEPWLSLADLSSVYLSGDSAGGNITHCVAIKAMRNRVPHVTIKGLLLIHPYFGSEKRTKKEMDEGAAGEVEMNDMFWGLSIPEGSNRDYFGCNFEIQNFSADEWREFPATVVYVAGLDFLNERGVMYAEFLGKQGVKEVELVEAEEESHVFHVFHPLSEATRLLQQQMSNFMNSH; this is encoded by the coding sequence atgtCTATTGTTGCAGAAGCTCCTGGTTTTCTCCAAGTCTTCTCTGATGGGTCTGTAAAACGCTTTGCGCCAGAAATAATGCCTGCTTCAGTGCAATCAATCAATGGATACAAGTTCAAGGATGTTGTCATTCACCCATCAAAGCCTATAACCGCAAGATTATTCCTTCCTGAATCTCCTCCAAGTAGTCTCCTCCCAGTTCTGGTTTATTTTCATGGTGGTGGCTTTTGCATTGGCTCAACCACCTGGCTTGGTTACCATCACTTTCTTGGAGATTTCTCAGTCACATCCCAATCCATTATCCTCTCTATTGACTATCGTTTAGCACCGGAGAATCGCCTTCCAATAGCTTATGATGATTGTTACAGCTCACTTGAATGGTTGTCACATCAAGTGACTGTTGAACCTTGGCTCAGTCTGGCTGATCTTTCTAGTGTTTATCTCTCTGGAGACAGTGCTGGAGGCAACATTACTCATTGTGTTGCTATCAAAGCAATGAGGAACAGAGTTCCTCATGTTACAATCAAGGGATTGCTGTTGATACATCCTTATTTTGGAAGCGAAAAAAGGACTAAGAAAGAGATGGATGAAGGAGCAGCAGGGGAAGTAGAGATGAATGATATGTTTTGGGGACTGAGCATACCAGAAGGGTCAAATCGCGATTATTTTGGATGCAACTTTGAGATACAAAATTTTTCTGCAGACGAATGGAGAGAGTTTCCAGCAACAGTAGTGTATGTGGCTGGCCTAGATTTCTTGAATGAAAGGGGAGTTATGTATGCAGAATTTTTAGGTAAGCAAGGGGTGAAAGAAGTTGAATTGGTGGAAGCTGAGGAAGAATCTCATGTGTTTCATGTCTTTCATCCTTTAAGTGAAGCAACTCGCTTGCTCCAACAGCAGATGAGCAACTTCATGAACAGCCATTAG
- the LOC8259460 gene encoding SPX domain-containing protein 1, whose product MKFWKSLSILIEDTLPDWRDKFLSYKDLKKQLKLIYPKDGDKPLNKRPRLETQVDRMDGGEDCSRREGEVVTKEVIDFVRVLEDEMEKFNSFIFEKEEDFVIKWKELQDRVKKAKDSNEELMRIGREIVDFHGEMVLLENYSALNYTGLVKILKKYDKRSGALVRVPFIQKVMQQPFFKTHVLNKLVKECEVVLDQIFSSNELSIAHEATEEVGGCDSNGSGESKEAPLKVPKELVEIENMENMYMKLTLSALRVLKEIWSGSSTVNMFSLPPLQSNAVEEDWKKVPVIEQAAK is encoded by the exons ATGAAGTTTTGGAAGAGCTTGAGTATATTAATAGAGGATACGTTGCCGGATTGGAGAGACAAGTTTTTGTCGTATAAAGATTTGAAGAAACAACTGAAGCTGATTTATCCTAAAGATGGAGATAAGCCGTTAAATAAACGGCCGAGATTGGAGACACAGGTGGATAGAATGGACGGTGGTGAGGATTGCAGTAGAAGAGAAGGTGAGGTGGTGACTAAGGAGGTGATTGATTTCGTTAGGGTTTTGGAGGATGAGAtggaaaaatttaattcttttatctttgaaaaggaagaagactTTGTTATCAAATGGAAG GAGCTACAAGACAGGGTGAAAAAGGCCAAGGATTCAAATGAAGAGCTGATGAGAATAGGGAGGGAGATAGTTGATTTTCATGGGGAGATGGTTCTCTTGGAGAATTACAGTGCTCTTAACTACACAG GACTAGTGAagatattaaagaaatatgaCAAGCGAAGTGGTGCTCTAGTTCGCGTGCCCTTTATCCAAAAAGTAATGCAGCAGCCATTTTTCAAAACTCATGTGTTAAACAAGCTTGTGAAGGAGTGCGAGGTGGTGCTTGATCAAATCTTCTCTAGCAATGAACTATCTATTGCACATGAAGCAACTGAAGAGGTAGGAGGATGTGACTCCAATGGTTCAGGTGAAAGTAAGGAGGCACCGCTTAAAGTTCCCAAAGAACTTGTGGAGATTGAAAATATGGAAAACATGTACATGAAGCTAACTCTATCAGCATTACGTGTCTTGAAGGAGATTTGGAGTGGAAGCTCGACTGTAAACATGTTTTCACTGCCCCCTTTGCAAAGTAATGCAGTGGAGGAGGATTGGAAGAAGGTTCCTGTCATAGAACAAGCTGCCAAATAG
- the LOC8259464 gene encoding probable polygalacturonase At3g15720, whose protein sequence is MQKVLIGLLLFCFAVSTIVVEGARPSILNVVDFGAIGDGQTNDSMAFLQAWNALCEATTAPLLRVPAGKTFLLQPVIFSGPCSSSRVRIQVLGSIVAPRSRDAWKNGTSESWLSFSQVLNLTISGTGQIDGQGSAWWTHPRSNHLKEMYKNYNRPTALHFSQCDNLILRGLTHINSPRNHISINSCIGVIISHLNIIAPKESPNTDGIDISRSSYVKIRDSNISTGDDCVAVNGNSSYIRIINVVCGPGHGISVGSLGAKGLTDTVEEVHVRNCTFNRTQNGVRIKTWQGGQGFARKISFTQITLIASENPVIIDQYYCDGEQNCKNGTTAVAVSNVIYSDIKGTSAQKEAIRLDCSEIGCTNIVMNRIYIAPSAPLVHQTEAYCQNVRGTSNNVTPNVNCLSGS, encoded by the exons ATGCAGAAGGTATTAATTGGCCTTTTGCTCTTCTGCTTTGCTGTATCTACTATAGTTGTTGAAGGTGCACGTCCATCAATTCTTAACGTAGTTGATTTCGGTGCCATTGGAGATGGCCAAACTAATGATTCCATG gCTTTTCTACAAGCATGGAATGCTTTATGCGAAGCTACGACGGCTCCACTCCTCAGGGTACCTGCAGGGAAGACATTTTTATTGCAACCTGTGATATTTTCAGGTCCCTGCTCGTCTAGTAGGGTTCGTATTCAg GTTCTTGGGAGCATAGTAGCACCTAGAAGTAGAGATGCTTGGAAAAATGGGACATCAGAAAGCTGGTTATCATTCTCACAAGTTCTCAATCTCACTATTTCTGGTACCGGACAAATTGATGGTCAGGGCTCAGCTTGGTGGACCCATCCACGATCTAACCATTTAAAG GAAATGTATAAGAATTACAACAGACCCACT GCTCTACACTTTAGCCAATGTGACAATCTTATACTAAGGGGTCTCACTCATATTAACAGTCCCAGAAatcatatatcaataaattcttGCATTGGTGTGATTATCTCTCATCTTAATATAATTGCACCCAAGGAAAGCCCTAATACAGATGGAATTGACATCTCTCGTTCAAGCTATGTTAAGATTCGAGACTCTAACATTTCAACTG GGGATGACTGTGTTGCTGTCAATGGTAATTCCTCCTATATCAGAATTATCAATGTTGTATGTGGTCCAGGTCATGGCATCAG TGTGGGAAGTTTAGGAGCAAAAGGACTTACTGATACTGTGGAAGAGGTGCATGTCCGCAATTGTACTTTCAACAGAACTCAAAATGGAGTTAGAATCAAGACATGGCAG GGCGGACAAGGGTTTGCAAGGAAGATCTCTTTTACGCAAATCACATTAATAGCATCTGAAAATCCTGTAATAATCGACCAGTATTACTGCGACGGGGAACAAAACTGCAAAAATGGG ACAACAGCAGTAGCAGTGAGTAATGTAATATACAGTGATATTAAAGGAACTTCAGCACAAAAGGAAGCGATTAGATTGGATTGCAGTGAAATAGGCTGCACCAACATTGTAATGAATAGAATCTATATAGCCCCATCAGCACCATTAGTTCATCAGACTGAGGCCTATTGCCAAAACGTCAGAGGAACTTCTAACAATGTAACACCTAATGTCAATTGCCTTTCAGGATCATGA